Proteins from one Deltaproteobacteria bacterium genomic window:
- a CDS encoding septal ring lytic transglycosylase RlpA family protein, with protein MNNRIILLLLLLPVVFSCAKKGVESTRMPDYPSGGYVEEGYTQVGIASWYGIEEHNRYAANGERFSKHAYTAAHKSLPMGTVVRVTNLENGRDVLVKINDRGPFVRGRIIDLSHAPAQSIGMVQKGTVKVKVEVVSTPSTRQGGIFNALYTVQVGSFSDRINAVNLKRKLDVRYDDVRVESIEVSGNNYYRVRVGQYSDKRDAERAASNLRRDGHRGRVIIE; from the coding sequence ATGAATAATAGAATAATTCTATTATTGTTACTTCTCCCTGTAGTGTTTTCGTGCGCGAAAAAGGGGGTTGAATCGACCCGTATGCCTGATTATCCTTCGGGCGGATATGTCGAAGAGGGGTACACGCAAGTCGGCATAGCTTCCTGGTACGGGATAGAGGAGCATAACCGTTACGCCGCAAACGGTGAGCGCTTCAGCAAGCACGCATACACGGCTGCTCACAAGAGCCTTCCGATGGGAACCGTGGTCAGGGTCACCAATCTGGAGAACGGCAGGGACGTGCTCGTCAAGATTAACGACCGGGGCCCCTTCGTCAGAGGCCGCATCATCGACCTATCCCACGCCCCCGCACAATCTATCGGCATGGTTCAGAAAGGCACGGTCAAGGTGAAGGTTGAAGTCGTCTCTACGCCTTCAACAAGGCAGGGTGGAATTTTCAACGCGCTCTACACAGTACAGGTGGGCTCCTTCAGCGACCGGATTAACGCGGTTAACCTGAAAAGAAAGCTCGATGTCAGGTACGATGACGTCAGAGTCGAGTCCATAGAGGTGAGCGGTAATAACTATTACAGGGTCAGGGTCGGGCAGTACTCCGATAAGCGCGACGCCGAAAGAGCCGCCTCGAACCTCAGAAGGGACGGGCACAGGGGGAGGGTTATAATCGAATAA
- a CDS encoding septal ring lytic transglycosylase RlpA family protein, which translates to MKIKLGLFSVLLLLFFVLPSVSSEQPMQYGNASWYGKAFHGKKTASGKYYDMNEFTGAHRNLPFGTKVKVRNLRNGKEVIVEVNDRGPFVRSRVIDLSRAAAKAIGIVNRGIVRVSIEVISYPYGLAPTPGSML; encoded by the coding sequence ATGAAGATCAAACTAGGCTTATTTTCAGTTCTGTTGCTTCTTTTCTTTGTCCTGCCCTCTGTGTCTTCCGAACAGCCGATGCAGTACGGAAACGCTTCCTGGTACGGGAAGGCTTTTCACGGCAAGAAAACGGCAAGCGGTAAATATTACGATATGAACGAGTTTACCGGGGCTCACAGAAACCTCCCGTTCGGAACAAAGGTAAAGGTCAGGAATTTAAGAAACGGTAAAGAGGTAATAGTGGAAGTTAACGATAGGGGACCGTTTGTAAGAAGCCGCGTTATCGACCTTTCCCGCGCGGCGGCCAAAGCTATAGGAATCGTAAACAGGGGAATTGTAAGGGTCAGTATCGAAGTGATCTCGTATCCCTATGGCCTGGCCCCGACCCCCGGCTCCATGCTATAG
- a CDS encoding aminotransferase class I/II-fold pyridoxal phosphate-dependent enzyme, which translates to MQYSPEEFSLIRRLPPYVFSIVNELKHRARARGEDIIDLGMGNPDQATPEHIVNKLIETSKDPRAHRYSSSAGIQKLRIAIADWYKRNYDVDVDPDSEVVVTIGSKEGISHLMLSILSPGDTVIVPNPSYPIHIYSVIIARGDVHSIPYTRDSNLLEGIEKAVRETWPKPKVLMISFPNNPTTKVVDQDFFKDVYELAREAGLIVVHDFAYAELCFDGYQAPSFLQVPGAKELGVEFYSLSKSYSMPGWRVGFMVGNARIVSALTRIKSYLDYGIFTPIQVASITALNGPQDCVEEIRQSYKLRRDRLVEGLSRAGWEIPKPKGTMFVWGEMPEEYKEMGSLEFSKLLINEAKVAVSPGIGFGNYGEGFVRFALVENEKRIMQAVRGIRRFLKS; encoded by the coding sequence ATGCAATACTCACCCGAAGAGTTCTCACTCATAAGAAGGCTGCCGCCCTATGTATTCAGTATAGTGAACGAGCTTAAGCACAGAGCACGGGCACGGGGAGAAGACATAATCGACCTGGGAATGGGCAACCCCGACCAGGCCACGCCCGAGCACATCGTCAATAAACTGATAGAGACATCGAAAGACCCGAGGGCTCACAGGTACTCGTCTTCGGCGGGTATCCAGAAGCTGAGGATCGCCATAGCGGACTGGTATAAGAGGAATTACGACGTGGACGTTGACCCGGATTCGGAAGTGGTGGTTACAATAGGCTCAAAAGAGGGGATATCCCACCTCATGCTTTCGATCCTTTCTCCGGGGGATACGGTCATTGTTCCGAACCCCTCCTATCCGATTCATATATACTCCGTTATCATCGCGCGGGGGGACGTGCACAGCATACCTTACACGAGAGACTCCAACCTACTTGAAGGAATCGAGAAAGCCGTCAGGGAAACCTGGCCGAAACCCAAGGTGCTCATGATTTCCTTTCCGAATAATCCTACTACGAAAGTTGTCGATCAGGATTTTTTCAAGGACGTCTATGAGCTCGCAAGGGAGGCCGGATTAATAGTCGTTCATGATTTCGCCTACGCGGAGCTTTGCTTCGACGGCTACCAGGCACCCAGCTTCCTGCAGGTGCCCGGCGCCAAGGAATTAGGGGTGGAGTTCTACTCGCTTTCCAAAAGCTACAGCATGCCGGGATGGCGCGTGGGATTTATGGTCGGAAACGCAAGAATAGTATCCGCGCTGACGCGGATTAAAAGCTATCTGGACTACGGAATCTTTACCCCCATACAGGTCGCGTCCATAACGGCGCTCAACGGCCCGCAGGACTGCGTGGAGGAAATCAGACAGTCCTATAAACTCAGAAGGGACAGGCTGGTAGAGGGACTATCAAGAGCGGGCTGGGAGATACCCAAGCCGAAAGGGACGATGTTCGTCTGGGGGGAAATGCCGGAAGAATACAAGGAAATGGGATCGCTCGAGTTTTCCAAGCTTCTGATCAATGAAGCCAAGGTCGCCGTTTCCCCCGGCATAGGCTTCGGGAATTACGGGGAGGGCTTTGTCAGGTTCGCGCTTGTAGAGAATGAAAAAAGAATAATGCAGGCCGTAAGGGGTATCAGGAGATTTTTGAAGAGTTAA